CTTTCATGCTGTTCCTGATCCACATACTATTCTTTCTGGAGTTAAAAAATTACCCCCAGGTTCGATTATGACCGTATTTCCCAGTGGGGAGGTCTCCCAAGAATCATACTGGCAATTAAAAATAGATGATACAAAAGCCAACCACTCATTTAACGAAAATGAGTGGTTGGCTAAGACTCATGAAGCATTATTGACCGCAACTCAACGTCAATTGGCTGCCGATGTTCCGGTTGGAATACTACTTTCTGGTGGATTAGACTCTTCTTTACTTGTTGCACTAGCCTCGCAACTGAAAAAGGAAGAAATACAAACATTCTCTATTGGCTTTGAGAGCTCTCATGGTGAGCAAGGTAATGAATTTTTATATTCAGATCTTATTGCTTCACAATTCGGCACCAGACATCAACAATTGTTTATTTCAAATAAACAACTCTCCTACTCATTGGGAGAATGTGTTTCTGCTATGTCTGAACCAATGCTCAGCCACGATAACATAGGATTTTATCTGCTTGCTCAGGAGGTTGCCAAGCATGTAAAAGTTGTACTTTCAGGACAAGGTGCAGATGAAATTTTTGCGGGATATCATTGGTTCCAAAATACTCTGGATAAAACTGCTTTAGCTTCACAATCTGCACAAATCATTCTTAACAAAGTGGCCGATCGTCACTATGATGAGTATCAGCAGCTCGTAACTCCAGCTTTTCATACCACACCTCATGCAATTTCATTCTTAACAGACCTATGCGAACAAAATGGTTCGACTAATCCTATTGATAATCTTCTTTTGTATGAAAGTACCTTTGCACTGGCAAATGGTCCTTTGAGTCGAGTTGATAGCATGACCATGGCGGCAAGTCTTGAAGCACGAGTCCCATTCCTTGATGAAGAGGTGATTGACCTGGCTGCCGCCATGCCCCTCCGATATAAGCTTCCTAATGGAGGAAAGTATATTTTAAAACAGCTTGGAAGAAAAATGCTCCCGGATAAAGTAGTAAATCGCTCGAAAGGATATTTCCCTGTTCCTGCACTGAAATACCTGGAAGGAAGTACTCTTGAGCTTATGCATGAAGTGCTCTCACCCGTCAATGTAAAACAGCGCGGTATTTTTAATCCAGAGGCAGTTAAAACATTGCTTGCGAATCCAGAAAAACATTTTACACCATCAGGTATCTCAAAGCTCTGGCAAATAGGTCTACTTGAATATTGGTTTCAACTGCATGGTTTATAAATAAACCTCACTTAAGGATTTGATGCGGTCAATTATTGATTCCGTGGAGTGACTTTAGTCACTCCACGAAATCAATAAGACTTATAGTCTTTAGTTAGCATCTTTCGCATTTCTATATGCGGGATGCTGTCTTCTTCATAAATTTTTCCATATGCTTGAAATCCAAATTGCTCATAAAATCTCGTTAAATAATTCTGTGCGGAACATTTAACAGTAACCCCTGAGTAATTGGTGCCACAATAAACCAACATTTCCTCCATTAACTTTTTCCCATATCCTTTTATCCGAGCAGATGGTTCCGTAACTAGACGACCAAATATAATATATTTCTCAGTAGGGGTTGGCAGAAATAAGCGAAGATAGGCTACTAATGAGCCATTTTCCAGTCCCAATAAATGCAATGCATCAGAGTCTTTCCCATCAGGATCAAGATAAGCACAGTTCTGCTCAACAACAAATACTCTGGAGCGTAGGCCAAGAACAGCATACAGTTGTTCCACTGTTAATTGGGAAAAGTTATACCAGTTAAAATGAATCATAATTGCTTCCGTTTATGTTTATTTCTTTTTTAATGTTAAGAGTCAAATAGCCAACATACCTGCACATAAACCTTAGTTCTCCAATGACTCTGCAGGTTATAATTTAAAAATGATTTATTATTTTCCGAACAATTAATCGTTACTTTGTTGTTGGCATTTTTGTTTTGCCATCGTTTGACAGTTAGCCTGACAATCTATTTCTTCTGAAGTTAAACAAATAGAATTAATGCAGGTTTGTGTGTTTTCGCTAACACACATCTTTGCATCAAATTGTTCACTACCAATTACATCTTGAGGAATGACAGCAGCAAATAGCGCACAAGAAAATAAGCTAAAAAAGACGGTATTCCATGTTGCTGTTACATAGCTCATGTTATTTCCATTTAAATAAAAGCTTAATAAATTATAGTAAGTTTAAATAATTTGATACGGTTTCATAAATAAATAAATCATGAGAGACTTAACAATAGAATATTCCTCTCATGAGCTGCACAGTATGCACAGCAAAAAAATGTTATTGACTAATTTCAGCCGTGCCATACATAGCGAGTCTGTATGTGTCAGACCTGATAACGAAAAACAACTTGCTGACTACCTTACCCTTAATAAACCGACCAATATACTGGCCAGAGGTACAGGACTAAGTTATAGCGACAGTTGTTTGAATGAGAATGGTCTTGTTATTGATACCAAACGCCTTAACCATCTCATTCATTTTGATAGCAGCTCAGGGACTGTAGTGTGTCAGGGAGGCACTTCTTTTAAAGACTTATTCTTACTGGATCCTGAATTTATCCCTCCGGTATTACCTGGAACAGTCCATGCTACTGTTGCCGGTGGTCTCGCCCATGATGTTCATGGTAAGAACAATTCTCTTGAAGGAAGTTTGGGGCATCATATATCCTGGTTTGAATTACTCCTCAATGATAAAACAATACGTTGCAGTCGCGAGCAACACCCAGACTTGTTTCATGCAACTATTGCGGGGTTGGGTTTAACAGGCATTATTACTCGTGTTGCTATCCGGTTAAAAAAAGCATCTCGATTTGTTCAAGTAGAAAATACCGTCTGGGACTCAATTAACTCCCTAACAGATCAGATGTCTACCAACAGTACTCATTATGATTATCAAGTCGCCTGGCTTGACTTGCTACACTCAAGCCCACGTGCCTTATTGTCCACAGCAAACCACTGCCCTCCTATTCCATATAAGGAAAAAAAGTCTCATACTGTTCCCAGGTTACCATTTGGCCTGATTCGATCTTGGAACATGAAGTTATTTAACTCGTTTTATATCAGTAGTAAAAAAGCCAGGGAACAGATAAGTCTGGAAGAGTTTAATAATCCACTGGATAAAATAGGCAGATGGAACAGACTCTACGGACCTAATGGTTTAATTCAGTTTCAGGCAGTATTCGATAAGGACAATGTCCTCGATACTCTGGAACACTTATTAAAGCTTATTCACCACCACAGGGCTACCCCAAGTCTGGCGGTACTCAAACTATTTGGTCAATCTGGTGAAGGGTTACTCTCATTTTGTAAACCGGGTTTTACTCTGGCTATTGATTTTAT
The sequence above is drawn from the Legionella antarctica genome and encodes:
- a CDS encoding N-acetylglutaminylglutamine amidotransferase → MCGIAGEYQFNKKSIPLFSLEKAILKQFNRGPDDGQLYQVEGLALGHRRLKIFDLTNRAAQPMVDPDLGLALVFNGAIYNFLELRKELEAKGYSFISESDTEVLLKGYHAWGKKFIPRLRGMFAFAIWEQNTGNLILARDRSGIKPIYYNTNYSSGFKFASTLPALIEFDDIDTSIDKLALHFYLTFHAVPDPHTILSGVKKLPPGSIMTVFPSGEVSQESYWQLKIDDTKANHSFNENEWLAKTHEALLTATQRQLAADVPVGILLSGGLDSSLLVALASQLKKEEIQTFSIGFESSHGEQGNEFLYSDLIASQFGTRHQQLFISNKQLSYSLGECVSAMSEPMLSHDNIGFYLLAQEVAKHVKVVLSGQGADEIFAGYHWFQNTLDKTALASQSAQIILNKVADRHYDEYQQLVTPAFHTTPHAISFLTDLCEQNGSTNPIDNLLLYESTFALANGPLSRVDSMTMAASLEARVPFLDEEVIDLAAAMPLRYKLPNGGKYILKQLGRKMLPDKVVNRSKGYFPVPALKYLEGSTLELMHEVLSPVNVKQRGIFNPEAVKTLLANPEKHFTPSGISKLWQIGLLEYWFQLHGL
- a CDS encoding GNAT family N-acetyltransferase, whose translation is MIHFNWYNFSQLTVEQLYAVLGLRSRVFVVEQNCAYLDPDGKDSDALHLLGLENGSLVAYLRLFLPTPTEKYIIFGRLVTEPSARIKGYGKKLMEEMLVYCGTNYSGVTVKCSAQNYLTRFYEQFGFQAYGKIYEEDSIPHIEMRKMLTKDYKSY
- a CDS encoding FAD-binding oxidoreductase; this encodes MHSKKMLLTNFSRAIHSESVCVRPDNEKQLADYLTLNKPTNILARGTGLSYSDSCLNENGLVIDTKRLNHLIHFDSSSGTVVCQGGTSFKDLFLLDPEFIPPVLPGTVHATVAGGLAHDVHGKNNSLEGSLGHHISWFELLLNDKTIRCSREQHPDLFHATIAGLGLTGIITRVAIRLKKASRFVQVENTVWDSINSLTDQMSTNSTHYDYQVAWLDLLHSSPRALLSTANHCPPIPYKEKKSHTVPRLPFGLIRSWNMKLFNSFYISSKKAREQISLEEFNNPLDKIGRWNRLYGPNGLIQFQAVFDKDNVLDTLEHLLKLIHHHRATPSLAVLKLFGQSGEGLLSFCKPGFTLAIDFIHNEQAKKAIKAMNQWITEINGRIYLAKDLLLIPEQYQKMYINHTRFSQILSDNQCRMQSDLAKRLGIKR